In Pseudoalteromonas aliena SW19, the genomic window TGTTGAAAATGGTAAATGGACCGCAGCATTTGCACCTATGGCAACGACTCGCTACCCATTAGGCCTTGTTAAACACCCAGAGCAAGATCAATTCGGTATTGTAATTGACGAAGCTAGTTCGCTTGTTGGTGAAGAAGAAGGTAATGCGTTATTTGAAAACGGCGAAGAAACTGATTACTTAAAACGTCGTAAAGAAGCGCTAGTATCATTTATTGAATTTTCTCAAGTGACAGATGCATTTACTAAATTTCTTGCAGAGAAAGAACTTTTAGTTGCGCAAACACTGACTGTTGACATTAAAGGCGAGAAAAAAGATATCAATGGTATTTACCTTATTGATGAGAAAAAGTTAAACGAGTTAAGCGATGCTGATTTCCTAGAGCTTCGTAAACGCGGTTATTTAGCACCAATTTATTCTTTCTTAACGTCAACTCATCAAATTGCACGTTTAGCGCGTTTAAAAGCTCAACAAGCTTAATTACAAACACGTTAAATTTTAAAAAGCGCCTAAAGGCGCTTTTTTTGTACCATTAAACTCACTTTAGTTGAAATTAAGCTCGCAACCATTCACATTAGCTTATAAATCACTCACACAAGAACTTATTATGAACACATCGTTATTAGCTATTTTTGCGAGCAGCTTTTTTGCTTTAAGTCATAGCGTATTAGCTGCAGAGACTCCATTTGCCATCGCGATTCATGGTGGTGCAGGCACAATTGAAAAAGCAAAATTTACGCCCGAGCAAGAAAAAGCGTATCGCGCTAAACTAACCGAGGCAGTTGAGGCGGGTTACAAGGTACTTGATCAAGGTGGCGAAAGTTTAGATGCGGTAACGGCTGCAATTACGGTATTAGAGCAATCGACTTATTTTAATGCGGGACGTGGAGCGGTTTACACTTACGATGGTAGCCATGAACTTGATGCCTCTATTATGGATGGTCGAAACCGAGAAGCTGGGGCAGTTGCGGGTGTAAAACATGTTGAAAGCCCAATTAGTTTAGCGCGTTTAGTCATGGATAATTCTGTACATGTCATGCTCAGTGGGCAAGGCGCTGAAGAGTTTGCTAAAGAGCAAGGCGTTGAGCTTATCGAAAATAACTTATTTGATACCGAATTTCGTTACAAGGCACTTCTAAAAGCAAAACAAAAATTAGATAAAGCGAAAGCAACGAGCAAAGAGTACCAAGCTGCGCACAAAGCTTTACCTGACTCTTATAAAATGGGTACGGTTGGCGCCGTTGCGCTTGATAAAAACGGTAACTTAGCGGCAGGTACATCAACAGGAGGCATGACGGCAAAGCGTTATGGCCGTATCGGCGATGCCCCCGTAATTGGTGCCGGCACTTTTGCTGAAAATGCATCATGTGCTGTTTCAGCCACTGGGCATGGTGAGTATTTTATTCGTTATAACGTAGCTAGCGATATTTGTGCGCGTGTTAAATATCAAAATAAAACCATAGAACAAGCGGGCGATGAAGTCATTAACAAAGTGCTTGCCCCTATTGGCGGCACTGGAGGCGTTATTATTGTGGATACGAAAGGAAATATTAGTTTGCCATTTAATACCTCAGGCATGTATCGCGCGAGTAAATCAAATACACAAGCAACTTACGTGGGTATTTTTAACGATGAATAAGCATATATATCAGCAGTTATGCACTTTGTAGGATTAACCCAGAGCGTTTAGTTTGATACAATTAACGCTCTATTATTAAAATTTTATAAGGTATGCGGGTGGTAAACCTAGGTCAGTTGTTTGGCGAGCTAAAAACGTGCTTAAAAAAAGATCAATTCATTTTCAAAAAACGCTTACATGGCGTAAAAAAAATAACCGATGAAAACAAGCATGCCAACGCGCTTGAAAAAATAGCGGCTGATATAACCCGTAGCCAAGAATTACGCGATAAACGCTTAGCGGGCCTTCCTAAAGTGACTTACCCTGAGCAATTGCCAGTAAGTCAAAAAAAGGAATTAATTAAAGACGCCATTGCAAATAACCAAGTGGTTATTATTGCAGGTGAGACGGGCTCAGGTAAAACAACTCAAATACCTAAAATGTGTTTAGAACTTGGTCGTGGTGTTGATGGCTTAATAGGTCACACTCAACCACGACGATTAGCTGCGCGAACGGTGGCTAATCGTATTGCTGAAGAAATGAAATGTGAACTTGGTCAGCAAGTGGGTTTTAAAATTCGTTTTAGCGATCAGGTTTCTAATAATACCTACGTTAAACTAATGACTGACGGTATTTTACTGGCAGAGATTCAGCAAGACCGATTTTTAAATCAATACGACACCATCATTATTGATGAAGCGCATGAGCGTAGTTTAAACATCGATTTTATTTTAGGTTATTTAAAAAACTTACTTCCAAAACGCCCTGATTTAAAAATAATAATTACCTCTGCAACCATCGATCCTGAGCGCTTTTCAAAGCACTTTGATGATGCGCCAATTATAGAAGTATCGGGTCGAACTTTCCCTGTTGATGTACGTTACAACCCAACGGCCGATATTAATAAAGATGATATGGAAGCCGAGGGCGATCAGCTACAAGGTATTTTTGATGCCGTTGATGAGCTGTGCGCAGAAGGCCCCGGCGACATACTGATATTTTTAAATGGTGAGCGTGAAATACGCGATACTGCTGATGCGCTTAGCAAGCGTAATTTAAAACACACCGACGTATTGCCGCTTTACTCGCGCTTATCTAACGCAGAGCAAAACCGTATATTTGCGCCACATTCTCGTCGTCATATTATTTTATCGACCAACGTAGCCGAAACGTCACTAACCGTGCCTGGTATTCGTTATGTCATAGATCCAGGTACTGCGCGTATAAGCCGCTACAGTTATCGTACAAAAGTTCAGCGCCTGCCAATAGAACCTATATCGCAAGCAAGTGCTAATCAGCGTATGGGTCGTTGTGGACGTGTTGAAGCGGGTATTTGTATTCGCTTGTACTCTGAGGATGATTTTTTATCGCGCCCAGAGTTTACCGACCCTGAAATACTGCGTACTAATCTTGCGTCTGTTATTTTACAAATGTTGGCACTTGGCCTTGGCGACATGGCGCAATTTCCGTTTGTGCAAGCGCCAGATAGTCGTAATATAAGTGATGGTTTATCGTTATTAGAAGAGCTACAAGCAGTAAAGCCAGACAAACGTGATAGCAAAACGAGTTTAACCGCTTCAGGTAGAGAGCTTAGCCGATTACCGGTTGACCCTCGTTTAGCTAAAATGGTACTTACGGCCCATAAACTTGGCGCATTGCGTGAAGTGATTGTTATTGTGGCGGCGCTGTCGATTCAAGATCCACGCGAACGCCCGCAAGAAAAACGTGCTGCAGCTAACGAAAAACACGGTCGCTTTGACGACCCAGATTCAGACTTTATCGCTTTTTTGAACTTATGGAATTACCTAGAAGAGCAGCAAAGCGAGCTGACTAACGGCCAGTTTAGAAAGCTGTGTCAAAAAGATTTCCTAGCCTATATGCGTCTGCGTGAGTGGCAAGATATTGTTTATCAAATAAGTACTGTGTGTAACGAAATGGGTATGAAAGCAACCAGCCAAGCGGCTGATGGCGAACTTGTTCATAAAGCGTTATTAAGCGGAATGCTAAGCCATATCGGTTTTAAAGATGAGAAACAAATATACAAAGGCGCACGCAATAGCCAGTTCCATATTTTTCCAGGCTCGGGCTTATTTAAAAAGAGTCCTAAATGGATAATGTCAGCGGAGCTGGTAGAGACTAGTAAATTATATGCTCGCACCAATGCAAAAATAGACATTAACTGGGTAGAACCATTAGCACAGCACTTAGTAAAACGCAGTTACACAGAGCCACACTGGGAGAAAAAGCCTGGTGCGGTAATCGCGTTTGAACAGCAAACTTTGTACGGCCTGCTCGTTGTAAATAAACGCCGCTGTGTTTACAGCAATATTGATCCTAAAGTGAGTCGCGAGCTTTTTGTACGCACTGCTTTAGTTGAGCAAGAGCTGGGCTTAAACGAGGGCTTTTTAGCGTTTAACCGTGAGCTTATTGAAGATATTCAAGTACTGGAAAATAAATCGCGTCGTCGTGATATTTTAGTTGATGAGCAAACATTATTTGAATTTTACGATAAAAAAATACCAAAAGAGATTAATAATCGCGCTGCATTTTTAAAATGGTATAAAACGCAAAAGCAACAAAATAAACATTACCTACATATGACTCGTGAAGAGTTAATGCAGCATGGCGCAAGTAATATAACCGAGTTTGACTACCCTGACACATGGCAGCAAGATAATATTATATTACCGCTTGCTTATCATTTTGATCCAGGCCAAGCCGTTGATGGTGTTGCGGTACAAATACCGGTAGCGCTGCTAAATCAAGTACAAGAAAGTGGCTTTGATTGGCATATACCTGCCTTTAGGCATGAACTAATAAGTGGGCTAATAAAGTCATTGCCTAAATCGCTTCGTCGTAATTTTGTACCCGCGCCGAATTACGCTGATGCGGTACTTGCAGCCATTGAGCCAATGCAAGGGAGCTTAATTGATGCATTAACGACGCGTTTATTGAGAATGACCGGTGTAAAAGTTGATATAGAAGCATGGGATTTAACCGCGCTTGCACCGCATTTACGATTGCAGTTTGAAGTACGTGATGAGCACGACAAGTTACTTGCACGAGGGCTTGATTTAGACAAGCTTAAAGCACAGCTGCAAGGTGAAGTAACCGAAACACTGTCTAAAGTAGCCGATAAAGGCATTGAAAAATCAGACCTAACACAATGGGATTTTGGTGAGCTGCCAGCGTCATACGTTAAAAAGCAAGGTCAATATGAGATAAAAGCATACCCTGCGCTGGTGGATAAAAAATCAGCCGCCGCAGTGGAACTTTTTGATAGCGAAGCAAAAGCGCAGCAAGCACATCAACAAGGTCTGCGCCGTTTAGTTTTACTCAATGTGCCATCGCCAATTAAGTACTTACAACAAAACTTACCGAATAAGGCAAAGCTGGGTTTGTACTTTAACCCATTTGGTAAAATCGCTGATTTAATTGATGACTGTATTGCCGCTGGTGTTGATAGTTTATTAGTAAAACACGGTGATATACGTGACGAAAAATCATTTGAAACAGTAAAAGAGCAAATACGCGGTGACCTAGGCGATGCCGTTGTATCGATTGCAACGCAGGTTGAGCAAGTACTCAGTATTGCTCACGCGCTGCATAAAAAAATGAAAGGGCGCGTTGATTTAACCATGATAACCGCGCACGGCGATATAAAATCACAACTTGAGTCACTTATATTTAAAGGTTTTGTGAGTGGGCATGGCGCAGATAAAATAACAGATTTAATTCGTTATTTAAAAGCTATTCAAAAACGCTTAGAAAAATTACCTGTTGATCCTAATCGAGATAGATTATGTGTATTGGAACTGGATAAAGTTGCTCAAGAATACAAAAAATTAGTGAATAAAACGCCCAAAGGCATGCCAATACCACAAAACATAACGGCAATTTTTTGGATGCAACAAGAGCTAAGAGTTTCTTTATTTGCCCAAACATTAGGAACTCCTTATCCAATATCGTCGAAGCGAATTTTAAATGCGATAAAAGAAATTGAATAAAGCTTGCATTTCGTATTAAGCTTAGTACCTTAATGGAAGGATTTATTTTTGCTTTGAGAAGGAAACGACATAAACATGTCCTCATTGATTGAACCAAAAACACGAAATTTATTAGTTGTTGACGATGAGTATTTTAATTATGAGATACTCAAAGCTGCACTCGCGTCCAAATTTGATGTTAGCTATGCGGACTCTGGGCAGAGCTGTTTAGCGTCAGCGATTGCGAATCCTCCAGATATAATTTTACTTGATGTATGTATGCCAGGCCTTGATGGCTACGATACGTGCAGAATGTTGAAGCATACGCCGGAGACAAAAAACATTCCGGTTGTTATGGTATCTGGCCTTGAATCTGAGCTGGAAAAAAAGGCAGGGTTTGATGCAGGATGTGATGCCTATGTAGTCAAACCATTTTCGATGAGCGTATTGCTCGAGCAAATTAATACAATTGTATAGAGGGAATTATGTTTACAGATGACAAACGAAACTTCAGACGTATGCAGGTAAATACAACTGCAAATTTAACCACGATAGAGCCTGTAGCTGGTTTGAATTACACAGCGGAATGCGTTGATTTAAGTGCAACAGGATTATCACTGCATTTAGATGATTTGCTTGAGCCTGAAACGATTTTATCGGTTGATATCGCATCAACACACCCAAGTATTGCCCCTTTAAAAGCAACGGCAAAAGTAATACGTGCCAGCAAAGAAGATGATGGCACGGTAACAGCAGGGCTTGAAATAATAGAATTTAATTAATTAGCTACTTAGCTATTAATAGACCTTACAGATTAAACCTTTTAGGTAAAAACCTTCAGGGTAGCTGCCAGCAATGGGATGATCGGCTGCTTGATTTAGGCGTTCCATTATAAGTAGATCTTTACCTGCATCAAGCGCTGCATCAGCAACAACTTTTTGAAATAAATTTTGCTCCATTAAACCCGAGCAAGAGAACGTTAATAATGTGCCACCGGGTTTAAGTATTTGCATAGCAATCATGTTGATATCTTTATAACCACGGCACGCACCTGTTAGTTGTGCTTTATTATCAGCAAATTTTGGTGGATCCATTACGATGGTATCAAATTGTCTGCCTTCATCGCGGTATTGACGCAGTAACTTAAATACATCTTGCTTAACAAAATCAACTTTATTTAAGTCTAAGTTGTTATGCTCAACATTACGTTTAGCGGTATCTAACGCTGGTTGCGATACATCAACATTAGTAACATGCTCACACCCACCACGCAGGGCGTATAGTGAAAATGTCCCTGTATAACTAAAACAGTTAAGTACCGTTTTACCTTTTGAAAAACGCTCAAGTGCAGCACGGCTATCGCGTTGATCTAAGTAAAATCCGGTTTTATGTCCATCAATTATATCGACTTCAATTTTAAAACCGTTTTCATCAATAAGTACAGGTTGTGTTGGCTCATTACCCCAAAGAACACCTTTAATTGGCTCCAAGCCTTCTTTTGTGCGTACTTCTACATCTGATCGCTCATAGATACTAGAGCCTGGGAAAATAGCCATTAACGCGCCTACAATCTCGCCCTTATGACGCTCGGCTCCAGCGCTTAATAGCTGACACACCAATACGTTATCAAACTTATCGATAGTGACACCTGGTAAGTAATCAGACTCAGCTGCACATAATCTAAAGCCTGTTAATCCACCTTCTTCAATGACTTGACTGCGTGCTTCTAATGAACGGCGTAAACGTCGCTCAAAAAAGTGTTGATCGATTATTTCTTTTTCGTCAAAGCTCCATACACGTGCACGAATTTGCGAATGAGGGCTATAAGCTGCAGTGGCTAAAAATTTACCTTCACTGTCGTGAATAGTTACTGTGTCGCCTAATCCAGGTTTACCTTTAATTTTTTTGATGGCTTTTGAAAATAACCAAGGGTGTTTTCTTTTTAATGATTTATCGCGACCAGCTTGTAGGTAAACGGCAGATGACATAAGGCTTCTCAGTAGTAATAAATAAGCGCTGTATTTTAGTCAAGCATTGGGCAACATACAATGAATGTTTTGCAAGGGTGGCATAAAGCACGGTAAAGTACGGATAATTTACCTATTAACTATCTTTTGGAACCTGAAAGTGCCTGACGCCGTTTTAAGCCCTGATTTAGAAATACTTAATTCACAATGTAGAGAGTTTATAACCTCTTTTGTGCACGCTGATGTAGCACACGACATTACGCATATAGAGCGCGTGGTGCGTGTTGCAATACAGCTGTGTGATGCAGAGCAGGCTAATATGTCAGTAGTACTCCCTGCAGCGTGGATGCACGATTGTGTGGCGGTGGCTAAAAATCATCCTGATCGCGCAAACGCATCCACTATGGCTGCCGATAAGGCATTGGAATTTTTAAAATCGATTAATTATGACGAGTCACTTTTTGATGATATTCATCATGCTATTGCAGCGCATAGTTTTAGCGCAAATATCAAAATTAAAACAGTTGAGGCACAAATAGTACAAGATGCTGACAGAATGGATGCACTAGGTGCGATTGGAGTGAGTCGATGTATGAAAGTTGGCGGCTCAATTTCTCGGTTATTGTATAACCCAGACGACCCTTTTTGCATTGAACGTGAAGCCGATGATAAAAAATACACACTCGATCATTTTTTTATAAAATTATTACATATTGCTGAAAGCATGAATACCCCATCAGCTAAAGCAGAAGCGAATAGGCGTACAACTTATATGCATGAGTTTTTAGAGCAATTAAAGTCAGAAATTGGTGAGTAATGTGAATAATAAAAGTATGCCTAAATTATCTGGTATTGATCATTGCCATTTGAATGTTGATAACTTGTCGAGTGCAGTTAAATGGTATGAGCGCGTTTTAGGTTTTAGCATAGTTCCCGAACTTGCCTTTTGGGATGAGGACGGACGAGGCCCTTTAACACTTGAAGATGCAAGTTCAACAACCCGCTTAGCACTTTTTGAAGGTGAAGGACGCAGTAAAGGAATTGCATTTTTGGCAACAGGGGAGCAATTTATAGAATGGCTTAGCTATTTTGAAAACTTAAATATAAAAGCGGTTCTTGCGGATCACGGTGTGACGTTTTCAATGTATTTTAAAGATGAAAGTGGTAATAGTCATGAAATTACGTCTCAAGACTATGCTCATATTAAGTCTTATTATCCGAGTATTTATTTAGGATCCCATGGTGCTAAGAAGAGTTAATGTCCTTGATTTGCATGTTTAATAACAAGAATATCGTCTAACTTACTTATGAATAATTCAATGAGAGTCGGATCGAAATGAGAGCCCGATTGCGCTTGCATATGTAGAACAGTTTTTTCTACACTCCATGCTTCTTTATAAGGGCGTTTTGACGTAAGGGCATCAAAAACATCTGCAACGGCAACAATTCTTCCTTCAATTGATATATCTTCACCACGTATTCCATTGGGGTAGCCAGAGCCATCCCATTTTTCATGGTGTTCAATTGCGAGTTTATGAGCTAGTTGTAATAGCGGGGAGGGTGAATTTGCTAAGATTTGCGCCCCTATGGCAGCATGCTTTTTCATATATTCAAACTCTTCGCCTGTTAATCGCCCTGGTTTTAATAAAATAGCGTCAGGAATGCCTATTTTACCAACATCATGCATTGGTGCAGCTTGGCGTAATAACTCAGCCAGATGTTCCGGCATACCAAGTGCTAAAGCAAGCACCTTGCTGTATTGACTCATGCGAATAATATGCTCACCAGTATCAGTATCCTTATATTCAGCGGCCCGTCCCAAGCGTTGGACTAAATCAACATGTGCTTGTTTTAATTGCTCCGCTTGAACTAATGAGAGATGTGTTTTAACTCTTGCTCTTACAATTGCAGGGCTAATTGGTTTGGTAATATAGTCAACTGCGCCTAGCTCAAAGCCTTTAAACTCATCACTTTCATCTTCTAATGCAGTGACAAAAATAATAGGAATATGAGAAGTGTTAGCATTATTTTTTATTCGCTGGCAAACGTCAAAGCCATTCATATCTGGCATCATAATATCGAGTAAAATAAGTTGAGGTAGATCTTTTTCAAGTAAGGCGAGTGCGGCTTCACCTGATTTAGCAAATGACATGCGATATTGATTACCTAACACTTCTCGCATTACTTTGAGATTTGCTGGTTCGTCGTCAATGATTAAAATACGAGGCCTATCGGTAGAAAAATCCATCAATTAATACTCATTAGTGCTAGTTTTTTTAGTAACGACTTTAATTGTTCTTGTGCTGTACTAAAATTAAATTCATCAAAAGCAGTGATTATACTTTTTACTTCATCTGCAAATTGTATATCTGAGTTGAGAAGTAATTGGGCAATAAGCTCATCGTTAAGTTCAGCATTTTGAGCATATTGATACAATACCTCACAAAGCGCCTTTAGTTCTAAAACAGACAAAATACTAATATTTTCATCTATACTATTTTTTGGCTGCTTACACACATTTTTTGCCAACAATTGAACTATGATAGCGAGCTCTTCTTTTATGGCACTGAGAGTGCTACTTACCTTGGTATCTTCTGCGTACTCTAAATTATCTAGCAATTCCATTAACGTTATCAGGCCTAGATTTCCTGCCACCCCTTTTAACGTATGCACTAAATTTTTGAAGTTACTAACATCAGATAGGGGCTCGTTTAAAAGTACTTTAAATTTTTTGCCACTGTCGTTCATAAATTTAGTGATTTCTGTAAGTTGTCTACATTTTGAGCCCCACAAAGCCAAACCTTTTTTAAAATCAATGTGATTAGTATTATGGTCAGTGTGTGCTACGGCGATTTCTTTTACTAAACTCAGCCCAAGAACCTGTGCAATTTCTTGATTTAACTGGTTTATATCAATTGGCTTATTAGTAAAACCATTCATCCCAGACTTTTTGGCTGTTAATTTATCTTGTTGTAATACACTGGCTGTTAAAGCAATGATAGGTGTATATTTTAATTGTCTTCGTTTTTCAAGCTCACGTATTTTGAGTGTTGCTTCAATACCATCGCATTCAGGCATGTGAATATCCATTAAAATAACATCAAAGTTTTGTTCCTTAAAAATACTCACAGCTTCAAGTCCGTTACTTGCTGTTACTACGTTATGTTTATCCCGTGAAAGCAGTAACGAAAGCAGCTCCGTATTTTGTTCAATATCATCAACAACAAGTATTCTAAGAGCTGGTAATTGGGTATGTAACCCATCGAAGTAATCTATTTTTGCTTCGTCCCCGGCTTCAAGCGGTAATGAAAAGTAGAAGCAACTACCTTTACCCACTTCACTAGTGAGGTCTATAGTGCCTCCCATTAGCTCTACAAGCTGTTTACTAATAGTAGTCCCAAGCCCAGTACCACCAAATCGTCGAGTTGTGGTCCCATCAGCTTGCTCAAAGGGCTGAAATATGGCTTGTATACGATCTTCTATGATACCAATACCGGTATCTTGCACTTCAAAAAAAAGATGTTCATTATGCGTTGTACTTACAGTGACAGTAACAGCTCCACGTTGTGTAAACTTTATAGCATTACCAATGAGGTTAGTAAGTATTTGCCTCAGTCGATCAGCGTCTCCGTAATAGGTCTTACTTACCGACTCTTCAATATTGAGCGTCAGACTTAGATTTTTCTTTTTAGCTTCTAGCCAAAATGTCGAAATAATACTGTCTATGACTGGCTTCAAACTAAAATGAGCTGGCTCTACAGCAAGTTTTCCACGTTCTAGCTTTGCTGAATCAAGAACTTCATTGAGTAAGCGTAATAATGAACGAGCGGCATTGTTAACAGTAATGAGATGTTTTTGTTGTTGTTGATCAAGAGGCGTATCCATGAGCAAGTCACTAAAACCAATAATTGAGTTCATAGGAGTACGTATTTCATGGCTCATGTTTGCCATGAAAGATTGTTTAGCGTTAGCGGCTTCTTCTGCCTGAAGTTTTGCAGTTTCAAGCGTTTTCTCGTATTCTTTTCGCTCTGTTATATCGACTAGCACACCGTCAATCCATTGGGATTCACCGTGCTCATCAAAATCAAAAGTCCCCCTATCAAGTAGCCATAGAATTTTTCCGTTTCGGTGGCGGATCCGATATTCAATAGAATACTGACGCTTTTGTGTGAACGCTTTATTTACAGCAACAAGAATAGTTGGCTGATCAGTTTTCAAGACAAGGTCATTAAATTCAATACAATGCTCGATAAATTCTTTTGATTGATATCCCGTTAATTCAAGAACACTCGGGCTAATAAATAGCATTGTCCAATTTTCATCAAATTTACACCTAAACACAACGCCCGGCATATTATCCATTAAAGAGCGGTACTGTTGCTCTTTTTCTACTAGGCTTCGTTGCAGTTCTCGTTGCTCGGTTAAATCAGTAATAAAGCCTACATATAGAGGGTTTTGGCCAGGTTGATTAACTTCACCAATACCTAGTCGAATCGGAAATAAGTATCCGTTTTTATGTTTAGCGGATATTTCACGATTGACACCGATTACTTTTCCTAAATCAACATTTTTAGCTTTTGATAGGTAATTATCGTGATTGGCCGCGATGCTATCATCCATGAGTATTTTAATATTGCGATCTCGTACTTCACTTTCGCACCAACCGAATATTTTTGTTGCTGAGTTATTAAAACTTAAAATAATACCTTTGTGATCAATGGTTACAATTCCATCTATAGCAGTGCCTAAAATCGCATTTAGGCGCGATTCGTCTGCTGATTTAGCTTCTAGTAACATTCTGTAGCGCACCATGCCATTAAGTACTCCAACAACACTCGTGATAGCTATTGTTGCTGTTGCTACCGCAATGGCGACAAATGTTAAGCCTGCAGTAGCATTTGTATCTTCATATAAAACAGGCGATGTAGTCACAAATCGGGTTGCGGCCATACCCATATAATGCATACCGGTGACGGCTAAGCCTAAAGCAATAGCGCTTATAAGTCGGCTCTGAAAAGGGGCTAATTTAGGAAATAATTTTTCAAGATTAAAGCGGCTATACAAGGCGAAAAATGAAAGTGCGATAGCAACAATAATAGAGAGGCCAAACATAGTAGGGTCGTAACGTAATAAAGGCGCAAGTTGCATCGCAGCCATGCCACTGTAGTGCATTGTGCCAATACCAGCACCAAGCAAAATCGAACAAGTAGCCAGTATTTTGAAATTCCCATTACTATTTACCAGCATAGATACGGCACATTGGCAGGCTAAAAATGCGGGTATAAATGACAATAATGTAATCATGGGATCATATTGAATATTAGTGCAGAGTGAAAAAGCGAGCATACCAATGAAATGCATACTCCAAATACCAACAGAAAAAACAGTGGCTGCGGTAATATTGGCTAAACGTTGGTAGCTTGGAAATTTAGTCTTTTTCGCTAAATCAATGAGTTTGGTGGTAAAAAATGCAGAAAATATAGCGATTAGGACAGACATTGAGACTAAAATAGGATCGTAAACCCCATTCACAATTAAGCTAGGATCTTGATCTGTAATGAAAAAGTTTGATAGCATGATAACTCACAATATAATCTCTATGATTTTAGTCTAATATAATAAAGCAATTAATAAAAAATTAATTTACTGCAGTTAATAAATCACTATTTCATAACGACTGAATACGAGAGTACTTTAACTAATAAAGCTAATTTTTTTAATTAAGATAGTGCTAATATATTACCTAGATGGGTAAGTAATATTTATATTTGAGAAATTGAAGTGTTTGAATATCAGCTAAAAAAAAGCGCACGAAGAAAAACCGTTGCGATTAAAGTTCATAACCAGCAGGTAACCGTATACGCACCTAGCTATATTGCAAAAAAGCAGATTGATAGTTGGCTTTTAGAAAAAAAGACATGGGTTGATGCGCAATTGCTTAAGCAACTCACTGTTGTTGACTGCAAGCAATACCCCTTTGAAACTAAAAAAATATGTATTTATTCTGAGCAAGTAAATGTGCAGTTTGAGCAAGGTCACTACTCTGGTGTAAAACCACAACTAGCTGGCTTGTTAATTACGGTATCTAAACGTGTTAAACATCAACAATTAAAGTATCAAAAATTATTAGAAGAGTATTTAAAAGAGCAGCTAACAGCTTATATAGAAATGCGACTTACGTATTTTTGTACACAA contains:
- a CDS encoding SapC family protein; the encoded protein is MAEQQVQALHNEKHANTKIKNGINVEFMKTQHLVPVVAHEFARVANEFPMSFVKNNESDTFQAVAMFGLEPGENLFVENGKWTAAFAPMATTRYPLGLVKHPEQDQFGIVIDEASSLVGEEEGNALFENGEETDYLKRRKEALVSFIEFSQVTDAFTKFLAEKELLVAQTLTVDIKGEKKDINGIYLIDEKKLNELSDADFLELRKRGYLAPIYSFLTSTHQIARLARLKAQQA
- a CDS encoding isoaspartyl peptidase/L-asparaginase family protein, whose amino-acid sequence is MNTSLLAIFASSFFALSHSVLAAETPFAIAIHGGAGTIEKAKFTPEQEKAYRAKLTEAVEAGYKVLDQGGESLDAVTAAITVLEQSTYFNAGRGAVYTYDGSHELDASIMDGRNREAGAVAGVKHVESPISLARLVMDNSVHVMLSGQGAEEFAKEQGVELIENNLFDTEFRYKALLKAKQKLDKAKATSKEYQAAHKALPDSYKMGTVGAVALDKNGNLAAGTSTGGMTAKRYGRIGDAPVIGAGTFAENASCAVSATGHGEYFIRYNVASDICARVKYQNKTIEQAGDEVINKVLAPIGGTGGVIIVDTKGNISLPFNTSGMYRASKSNTQATYVGIFNDE
- the hrpA gene encoding ATP-dependent RNA helicase HrpA, whose protein sequence is MVNLGQLFGELKTCLKKDQFIFKKRLHGVKKITDENKHANALEKIAADITRSQELRDKRLAGLPKVTYPEQLPVSQKKELIKDAIANNQVVIIAGETGSGKTTQIPKMCLELGRGVDGLIGHTQPRRLAARTVANRIAEEMKCELGQQVGFKIRFSDQVSNNTYVKLMTDGILLAEIQQDRFLNQYDTIIIDEAHERSLNIDFILGYLKNLLPKRPDLKIIITSATIDPERFSKHFDDAPIIEVSGRTFPVDVRYNPTADINKDDMEAEGDQLQGIFDAVDELCAEGPGDILIFLNGEREIRDTADALSKRNLKHTDVLPLYSRLSNAEQNRIFAPHSRRHIILSTNVAETSLTVPGIRYVIDPGTARISRYSYRTKVQRLPIEPISQASANQRMGRCGRVEAGICIRLYSEDDFLSRPEFTDPEILRTNLASVILQMLALGLGDMAQFPFVQAPDSRNISDGLSLLEELQAVKPDKRDSKTSLTASGRELSRLPVDPRLAKMVLTAHKLGALREVIVIVAALSIQDPRERPQEKRAAANEKHGRFDDPDSDFIAFLNLWNYLEEQQSELTNGQFRKLCQKDFLAYMRLREWQDIVYQISTVCNEMGMKATSQAADGELVHKALLSGMLSHIGFKDEKQIYKGARNSQFHIFPGSGLFKKSPKWIMSAELVETSKLYARTNAKIDINWVEPLAQHLVKRSYTEPHWEKKPGAVIAFEQQTLYGLLVVNKRRCVYSNIDPKVSRELFVRTALVEQELGLNEGFLAFNRELIEDIQVLENKSRRRDILVDEQTLFEFYDKKIPKEINNRAAFLKWYKTQKQQNKHYLHMTREELMQHGASNITEFDYPDTWQQDNIILPLAYHFDPGQAVDGVAVQIPVALLNQVQESGFDWHIPAFRHELISGLIKSLPKSLRRNFVPAPNYADAVLAAIEPMQGSLIDALTTRLLRMTGVKVDIEAWDLTALAPHLRLQFEVRDEHDKLLARGLDLDKLKAQLQGEVTETLSKVADKGIEKSDLTQWDFGELPASYVKKQGQYEIKAYPALVDKKSAAAVELFDSEAKAQQAHQQGLRRLVLLNVPSPIKYLQQNLPNKAKLGLYFNPFGKIADLIDDCIAAGVDSLLVKHGDIRDEKSFETVKEQIRGDLGDAVVSIATQVEQVLSIAHALHKKMKGRVDLTMITAHGDIKSQLESLIFKGFVSGHGADKITDLIRYLKAIQKRLEKLPVDPNRDRLCVLELDKVAQEYKKLVNKTPKGMPIPQNITAIFWMQQELRVSLFAQTLGTPYPISSKRILNAIKEIE
- a CDS encoding response regulator, translated to MSSLIEPKTRNLLVVDDEYFNYEILKAALASKFDVSYADSGQSCLASAIANPPDIILLDVCMPGLDGYDTCRMLKHTPETKNIPVVMVSGLESELEKKAGFDAGCDAYVVKPFSMSVLLEQINTIV
- a CDS encoding PilZ domain-containing protein, translated to MFTDDKRNFRRMQVNTTANLTTIEPVAGLNYTAECVDLSATGLSLHLDDLLEPETILSVDIASTHPSIAPLKATAKVIRASKEDDGTVTAGLEIIEFN